A genomic segment from Gemmatimonadota bacterium encodes:
- a CDS encoding SLBB domain-containing protein codes for MTAVSRCVRALIGIAAFACVALPFTAKAQESQADEFHVGDRIALTVDSPQPSAQGVQGIRDTLTVREGLILTLAGLGDVHLAGVKRADIQKYLTQEIGKFIRDPVVHATALVRIAVLGEVTKPGFYTVPSDMLLSQVVMSAGGPTGTADLNRSVVKRGDTDVIPKEQLASALASGMTLDQLHVAPGDALVIGQKPTSSWDTIFKVVGVTASMATLLFYLGHR; via the coding sequence ATGACTGCTGTTTCGAGATGTGTCAGAGCACTGATAGGGATTGCGGCTTTTGCCTGCGTCGCGCTGCCGTTTACGGCGAAGGCGCAGGAGTCTCAGGCGGATGAGTTTCACGTTGGCGACAGGATTGCGCTGACGGTTGACAGTCCGCAGCCGAGTGCGCAGGGAGTCCAGGGGATCAGAGATACGCTCACGGTCAGAGAGGGACTGATTCTGACGCTGGCCGGCCTTGGTGATGTTCATCTGGCAGGCGTGAAGCGAGCAGACATACAGAAGTATCTGACGCAGGAGATAGGCAAGTTCATTCGGGACCCAGTCGTTCACGCAACAGCTCTCGTGCGTATCGCGGTACTTGGAGAGGTAACCAAACCGGGATTCTACACAGTTCCGAGCGACATGCTTCTCAGCCAAGTTGTGATGTCGGCAGGTGGGCCCACCGGGACAGCCGATCTCAATCGCTCGGTTGTCAAACGTGGAGACACTGACGTGATTCCGAAGGAACAGCTCGCTTCAGCGCTGGCATCGGGAATGACTCTTGATCAGTTGCACGTCGCGCCGGGCGATGCACTGGTTATCGGACAGAAACCAACGTCGTCGTGGGACACAATTTTCAAGGTCGTCGGAGTTACGGCGTCGATGGCCACACTTCTATTCTACTTGGGCCATCGTTAA
- a CDS encoding glycosyltransferase: MADRPLAILHVLAPADSGGLETVVRSLAIGHSAMGHTVEIAAVTESRTSAFVQEARDAGLQVHVIESPPRSLVPERRGVRALLTQRQFNVMHSHGYRSDILDIGVARSMGVPSVTTLHGFSATDRKARAYEWLQIRAARRASAIVAVSSNVAASVARGGASPQSIHLIRNAVATTSTPIDASAARNRLGLASGMHIGWIGRLSSEKGPDIMIDAMQYLTDLPVTLSVIGDGPDRSALTEQANHLGVAASVRFHGRVVDAATLLPAFDLVALSSRTEGTPMVVLEAMSAGVPIVAPRVGGIPDMLSMNEASLVDTEDPRALADAIRATLADREAAAARATRAHARLVTEFDVQSWLTRYEALYRSIQPTRSPQRA, from the coding sequence GTGGCTGATCGTCCGCTTGCGATTCTGCATGTCCTTGCGCCGGCAGATTCCGGCGGACTGGAGACTGTCGTACGATCGCTTGCCATCGGCCATTCCGCGATGGGCCACACAGTCGAGATTGCAGCGGTGACGGAATCACGCACGAGCGCGTTCGTACAGGAAGCGCGCGATGCGGGCTTGCAGGTTCACGTCATCGAATCTCCTCCCCGTTCGCTGGTACCCGAGCGCCGCGGAGTCCGCGCGCTGTTGACGCAGCGGCAATTCAACGTCATGCACTCGCACGGTTATCGCAGCGATATTCTCGACATCGGTGTGGCTCGCTCCATGGGCGTCCCGTCTGTAACAACCCTGCACGGCTTTTCCGCAACAGACAGAAAAGCGCGCGCATACGAATGGCTCCAGATCCGCGCCGCACGACGCGCATCCGCAATCGTCGCCGTGTCGAGCAACGTCGCCGCGTCGGTTGCACGGGGCGGCGCGAGCCCGCAATCGATTCACCTCATAAGGAACGCGGTCGCCACGACCTCGACTCCAATCGATGCGAGCGCGGCTCGCAATCGGCTCGGGCTCGCATCAGGGATGCACATTGGCTGGATCGGACGGCTGAGCTCCGAGAAGGGCCCCGATATCATGATCGACGCAATGCAGTACCTGACTGATCTGCCTGTGACGTTGTCCGTCATCGGCGACGGACCGGATCGGTCTGCGCTCACAGAGCAAGCCAACCACCTCGGTGTCGCGGCCAGCGTACGGTTTCACGGCCGAGTCGTCGATGCCGCGACGTTGCTTCCGGCTTTCGATCTGGTGGCGCTGAGCTCGCGTACCGAAGGCACGCCGATGGTTGTCCTCGAAGCAATGTCGGCAGGCGTGCCGATCGTTGCGCCGCGCGTTGGCGGGATTCCCGACATGCTATCCATGAACGAAGCCTCGCTCGTCGACACCGAGGATCCCAGGGCGCTCGCAGATGCGATTCGGGCGACGCTCGCTGACCGAGAGGCCGCTGCCGCTCGCGCCACGCGTGCGCATGCGAGACTTGTTACCGAGTTCGACGTTCAATCGTGGCTTACCCGCTACGAAGCGCTGTACCGCTCGATCCAGCCCACACGCTCACCACAGCGAGCATGA
- a CDS encoding glycosyltransferase — protein sequence MNAVLPTLIVLPLGIGLYAYVAYPLLLRLVAAMRGTPEQPAAEFSWPFITITVPCYNEERSIRQTLEALLAVDYPADRRQILVISDASSDGTDDIVRQFSDRGVELLRLEERRGKSAAENAAGPVARGEIIVNTDATIRILPSALKALVRAFADPHVGVASGRDVSVASIDDRASANAVSGESGYVGYEMNIRALETRVKSIVGASGCFYGIRASLYDSAFPESLSRDFASALMAEEHGYRAVSVNDAVCLVPQTKSLQSEFRRKIRTMARGLQTLWFKRHLLNPFTHGSFAWMLFSHKLCRWLVYPALPIAAVALVIASVHSRAWMIVLVLSIAGAIVGIAGMRWPKARVAPRVIRIAGFALASNLAGMLAWAQVARNRRLAVWEPTRR from the coding sequence ATGAACGCCGTTCTGCCCACTCTCATAGTACTTCCGCTCGGCATCGGCCTCTACGCGTATGTGGCGTATCCGCTGCTCCTGCGGCTGGTCGCCGCCATGCGTGGCACGCCGGAGCAGCCCGCTGCTGAATTCTCGTGGCCGTTCATCACGATCACCGTGCCGTGCTACAACGAGGAGCGCAGCATCCGTCAGACTCTGGAAGCGCTCCTGGCGGTCGATTATCCCGCGGACAGGCGTCAGATCCTCGTCATCTCCGACGCGTCGTCAGACGGCACTGACGACATCGTGCGTCAGTTCTCGGACCGCGGGGTCGAGTTGCTGCGCCTCGAAGAGCGGCGCGGCAAGAGCGCGGCGGAGAATGCCGCCGGACCTGTGGCTCGCGGCGAGATAATCGTGAATACCGATGCGACCATTCGCATTCTCCCCAGCGCGCTCAAGGCGCTGGTGCGGGCATTTGCCGATCCGCACGTCGGTGTCGCATCGGGGCGCGATGTGAGTGTCGCATCCATCGACGATCGGGCGAGCGCCAACGCAGTCAGCGGCGAGTCCGGGTACGTCGGCTACGAGATGAACATCCGCGCCCTCGAGACGCGGGTGAAATCCATCGTCGGAGCCAGCGGCTGCTTTTATGGAATTCGTGCTTCGCTCTACGATAGCGCGTTTCCCGAATCGCTGAGCCGCGACTTCGCATCGGCGCTGATGGCCGAGGAACACGGCTACCGTGCGGTGTCGGTCAACGACGCGGTTTGTCTCGTGCCTCAGACAAAGTCGCTGCAATCCGAATTTCGGCGCAAGATCAGGACGATGGCGCGCGGGCTCCAGACGCTCTGGTTCAAGCGACATCTCCTGAATCCGTTCACGCACGGCTCGTTTGCGTGGATGCTGTTCAGCCACAAGCTCTGCCGCTGGCTGGTGTATCCGGCATTGCCGATAGCAGCCGTCGCGTTGGTAATCGCGAGCGTTCACTCGCGCGCATGGATGATCGTGCTCGTGCTGTCGATCGCCGGCGCTATTGTCGGGATTGCGGGCATGCGCTGGCCCAAAGCCCGGGTCGCCCCGCGCGTCATCAGGATCGCAGGCTTCGCGCTGGCTTCCAATCTGGCCGGAATGCTCGCCTGGGCTCAGGTTGCACGCAACCGGCGTCTGGCGGTATGGGAACCCACACGTCGATGA
- a CDS encoding glycosyltransferase — MPERKIRVIHVVNNLNYGGMERLVAEMVQRTDPTRFELHVLALGYMGHFGEGLEGLATLHVADPMPSWSMLYPRGLARQFERIDPDVAHLHSGVLYKASLAASMARVPYQIYTDHGRGNPDPWTHRMIDRRAARRVDAIVAVSDRLKQHLIGFMPDASRISVIPNGVDTERYVPRDDDADFRTEIGIAPDVPVIGSVGRLETIKGYGVMIDAFARLRASWTTLPKPVLVLVGDGSERQLLEDSAAALGIADSVHFLGWRSDIERIARSFTLFSMSSHSEGTSVSLLEAMSSGLCPVVTNVGGNAAVLGDELKHRLVPAAQPEALAVALADAICNPEQLKRDAGTARQRVVQQFGLDAMVSSYETLYSRAISPAGATRG; from the coding sequence ATGCCAGAACGCAAGATCCGCGTCATACACGTCGTCAATAATCTCAACTACGGCGGCATGGAGCGCCTTGTCGCCGAGATGGTGCAACGCACCGATCCAACCCGCTTCGAGCTGCACGTGCTCGCGCTGGGATATATGGGTCACTTCGGCGAAGGGCTCGAAGGCCTGGCGACACTTCACGTCGCCGACCCGATGCCGAGCTGGTCGATGCTGTATCCGCGCGGACTTGCCCGCCAGTTCGAGAGGATCGATCCGGATGTTGCGCATCTGCACAGTGGTGTGCTGTACAAGGCGAGCCTCGCCGCCTCCATGGCCCGAGTACCGTATCAGATCTACACCGACCACGGACGCGGGAATCCGGATCCGTGGACGCATCGCATGATCGACAGACGCGCCGCGCGCCGCGTCGACGCAATAGTTGCGGTATCCGATCGGCTCAAACAGCATCTCATCGGGTTCATGCCGGACGCGTCACGTATCAGTGTCATCCCGAACGGCGTTGATACAGAGCGTTACGTTCCGCGTGACGACGATGCAGATTTTCGTACCGAGATCGGAATCGCGCCGGACGTCCCCGTGATCGGAAGCGTCGGCAGGCTGGAGACGATCAAGGGCTATGGCGTGATGATCGACGCATTCGCGCGCTTGCGCGCGAGCTGGACGACGTTGCCAAAACCCGTTCTGGTTCTCGTCGGTGATGGCAGCGAGCGGCAGCTGCTCGAAGATTCCGCGGCCGCATTGGGGATCGCCGACTCCGTACACTTTCTCGGATGGCGCAGCGACATCGAACGAATCGCGCGCTCGTTCACGTTGTTCAGCATGTCGTCGCACAGCGAAGGCACTTCCGTGTCGCTCCTCGAAGCGATGAGCTCCGGATTGTGCCCGGTCGTCACCAACGTGGGAGGAAACGCGGCGGTGCTGGGCGACGAGCTGAAACACCGGCTCGTTCCCGCGGCCCAACCCGAGGCGCTCGCAGTGGCGCTTGCGGATGCCATTTGCAATCCCGAGCAGCTGAAGCGCGATGCAGGGACCGCGCGCCAGCGCGTGGTTCAGCAATTCGGCCTGGATGCGATGGTGAGCAGCTACGAAACGTTGTATAGCCGAGCAATTAGTCCAGCCGGAGCCACGCGTGGCTGA
- a CDS encoding sugar transferase, protein MELNAHDIDRPDSDSTVLDFPANPKTRGIVSRAPRLTSTEPDREVPLAGMGEEQLFRLMATGIADTVPIAAVDTQPATHLHVIPNERSEWVNRALNVTIALASLVMLAPVMALVALAIKLTSAGPVFYVQTRVGMDRRRRAATAVFDRRRNDVGGRAFRIIKFRSMRVDAEQVTGAVWATREDPRVTPVGRFLRKTRLDELPQLINVVRGDMNIVGPRPERPSIFAELRQNIVSYPLRQQARPGITGWAQINRAYDSSIDDVRAKVEFDLEYLERQSVLEDLKIMARTLPVMLFKRGSC, encoded by the coding sequence ATGGAACTCAACGCGCATGACATCGATAGGCCGGATTCAGATTCGACCGTCCTGGACTTCCCGGCAAATCCAAAGACGCGGGGCATCGTCTCTCGGGCACCGCGCCTGACATCCACGGAGCCGGATCGTGAAGTTCCGCTCGCCGGCATGGGAGAGGAACAGCTTTTCCGGCTCATGGCGACGGGTATTGCGGATACAGTTCCAATAGCGGCGGTTGACACTCAACCAGCAACCCACCTGCACGTCATACCAAACGAGCGCTCCGAGTGGGTCAATCGCGCATTGAACGTGACGATTGCGCTGGCGTCCCTGGTAATGCTTGCGCCAGTGATGGCGCTCGTGGCGCTTGCGATCAAGCTCACGTCGGCTGGCCCCGTATTCTACGTGCAGACGCGCGTCGGCATGGATCGCCGGCGCCGCGCGGCGACGGCCGTCTTCGACCGCCGCCGCAACGATGTTGGCGGCAGAGCGTTCCGCATCATCAAGTTCCGCTCGATGCGGGTGGATGCTGAGCAGGTGACCGGCGCGGTATGGGCGACGCGCGAGGATCCGCGCGTCACGCCGGTCGGACGGTTCCTCCGGAAGACGCGTCTGGATGAGCTTCCGCAGCTGATCAACGTCGTGCGCGGCGACATGAACATCGTTGGTCCGCGTCCCGAGCGGCCGAGCATCTTTGCCGAGCTGCGGCAGAACATCGTATCGTATCCGTTGAGGCAGCAGGCTCGGCCGGGCATTACAGGCTGGGCGCAGATCAATCGGGCCTACGATTCCTCGATCGACGACGTACGCGCGAAGGTGGAGTTCGATCTGGAGTATCTGGAACGCCAGTCGGTACTGGAGGATCTCAAGATCATGGCGCGGACGCTGCCGGTGATGCTGTTCAAGCGCGGATCCTGCTGA